In a genomic window of Planctomycetota bacterium:
- a CDS encoding SDR family NAD(P)-dependent oxidoreductase, translating into MNLKGKRALVTGGSRGVGAAVARALAAAGARVAVNYRVSRREAEAVARDVGGPAVRGDVGRRGE; encoded by the coding sequence ATGAACCTGAAGGGCAAGAGGGCGCTCGTGACGGGCGGCTCGCGCGGGGTGGGCGCGGCGGTCGCGCGCGCGCTGGCGGCGGCGGGGGCGCGCGTGGCGGTCAACTACCGGGTGTCGCGTCGCGAGGCGGAGGCCGTCGCCCGGGACGTCGGCGGCCCGGCCGTCCGGGGGGACGTGGGCCGGCGGGGGGAAG
- a CDS encoding SDR family oxidoreductase, with amino-acid sequence MRTSPAREFEGRTVLVTGGSRGIGKAVARAFHEAGARVVICGRNPASLVSAAREIGEIICIPADVRRDARRLVRRLGGRLDILVNNAGGMEHHGTFERTPLSAWRSTFELNLFSAVEVTREALPLLRRSPAGCVVNIASDVGRRPFHMGPDYCAAKAALIHLTRYLAAELAPVRVNAVCPGPVATGDWSPRDVREAARRTLLGRTGRPEEVAHAVLFAARATFLTGAVVGVDGGAARTP; translated from the coding sequence TTGAGGACTTCACCGGCGCGGGAGTTCGAGGGGCGGACCGTGCTCGTCACCGGCGGTTCCCGCGGGATCGGAAAGGCCGTCGCGCGCGCCTTCCATGAGGCCGGAGCCCGGGTGGTGATCTGCGGGCGGAATCCCGCTTCCCTCGTGTCGGCCGCCCGGGAGATCGGCGAAATCATCTGCATACCGGCGGACGTCCGGCGCGACGCGCGACGCCTCGTGCGGCGGCTGGGCGGGCGGCTCGACATCCTCGTCAACAATGCCGGGGGGATGGAACATCATGGAACTTTCGAGCGCACGCCTCTTTCGGCCTGGAGAAGCACGTTCGAGCTGAATCTTTTCTCGGCCGTGGAGGTGACGCGCGAGGCGCTGCCGCTGCTCCGGCGTTCGCCGGCCGGTTGTGTCGTCAACATCGCCAGCGACGTCGGCCGGCGCCCCTTCCACATGGGGCCCGACTACTGCGCCGCCAAGGCCGCCCTCATCCATCTGACCCGGTACCTGGCCGCGGAGCTGGCTCCGGTCCGGGTGAACGCCGTCTGCCCGGGGCCCGTCGCAACCGGCGACTGGTCGCCCCGGGACGTGCGCGAGGCGGCCCGGCGGACGCTTCTCGGGCGCACGGGGCGGCCCGAGGAGGTGGCCCACGCGGTGCTTTTCGCCGCCCGGGCGACGTTCCTCACCGGCGCGGTCGTGGGAGTGGACGGAGGAGCGGCGAGAACGCCATGA